The following coding sequences are from one Zalophus californianus isolate mZalCal1 chromosome 5, mZalCal1.pri.v2, whole genome shotgun sequence window:
- the FTMT gene encoding LOW QUALITY PROTEIN: ferritin, mitochondrial (The sequence of the model RefSeq protein was modified relative to this genomic sequence to represent the inferred CDS: inserted 2 bases in 1 codon) yields MLPCFLFLSKNISLSLVSLRSARRGFTLLPLWVSRRPSRPGPTAPLRLLAAAASSWDPAGPASNHSRVRQNFHPDSEAAINRQINLELSASYVYLSMAYYFSRDDVALNNFARYFLRQSREETQHAEKLMRLQNQRGGRICLQDIKKPDQDDWESGLNAMECALLLEKKVNQSLLELHTLASDKGDPHLCDFLETXYLNEQVKSIKELGDHVQNLVRMGAPDSGLAEYLFDKHTLGDENNQN; encoded by the exons ATGCTGCCCTGTTTCTTGTTCCTCTCCAAGAATATCAGCCTTTCGCTGGTGTCCCTGCGCAGCGCGCGCCGGGGCTTCACGCTCCTGCCGCTCTGGGTCTCCAGGCGCCCCTCGCGCCCCGGGCCCACTGCCCCCCTGCGCCTGCTGGCGGCAGCCGCCTCCTCCTGGGACCCAGCCGGGCCCGCCTCCAACCACTCCCGGGTGCGCCAGAACTTCCACCCTGACTCCGAGGCTGCCATCAACCGCCAGATCAACCTGGAGCTCTCTGCGTCCTACGTGTACTTGTCTATGGCCTATTACTTCTCCCGAGATGACGTGGCCCTGAACAACTTCGCCAGGTATTTCCTTCGCCAGTCCCGGGAAGAGACCCAGCACGCGGAAAAGCTGATGAGGCTGCAGAACCAGCGGGGAGGCCGGATTTGCCTGCAGGACATCAAGAAACCTGACCAGGACGACTGGGAAAGCGGGCTGAATGCCATGGAGTGTGCGCTGCTCCTGGAAAAGAAAGTGAACCAGTCGTTGCTCGAATTGCACACTCTGGCCTCAGACAAAGGTGACCCCCATTTGTGCGACTTCCTGGAAAC CTATCTGAATGAGCAGGTGAAGTCTATCAAAGAACTAGGTGACCACGTGCAAAACTTGGTTAGGATGGGGGCCCCGGATTCTGGCCTGGCAGAGTACCTCTTTGACAAGCACACCCTTGGAGATGAAAACAATCAGAACTAA